Proteins co-encoded in one Paracoccus sp. MBLB3053 genomic window:
- the repC gene encoding replication initiation protein RepC — MLTPIARVTHPVLPEGMTLSHVIELVERLARHLGLGAARRAVLLRMMRQTAPADWCDPGCDPVCFRAQQDLARDLGISDRTLRLHEKGLEALGIIRIDTAANGRRSGRQLSHGRRLGINFRPLLENLGLLLAMDAEHREEAHRISVLRLECSAAKRDAKQAIEQLLERDPQHAALPDLLRRLTSWPRRYAGFCGSEEMARHLAEIDAVAAEARACLACCAETSAMAEAGLPAIGNTTPKNLVRIDTRQTTRPPMIMHRPSTSKIAEEGKDEDDLNWLKPEFVHEVAGSDFRFCLEAISSTGEITERALRSTAIMLLRDLGITESAWEEALDQLGSLRASLAVLLIEANRDHPTAPVRAPGAMLRCFAARDRLGEFNLSVALKGLLRRKRAAA; from the coding sequence ATGTTGACCCCGATCGCCCGAGTGACGCACCCGGTGCTGCCCGAAGGCATGACACTCAGCCATGTCATCGAACTTGTCGAACGTCTGGCCCGGCATCTCGGTCTTGGCGCTGCCCGCCGCGCGGTGCTCTTGCGCATGATGCGCCAGACCGCGCCGGCAGATTGGTGCGATCCTGGCTGCGATCCGGTCTGTTTCCGCGCACAGCAGGATCTGGCGCGCGATCTTGGCATCAGCGACCGGACATTGCGCTTGCATGAAAAGGGGTTGGAAGCGCTTGGGATCATTCGGATTGATACTGCGGCGAATGGTCGGCGGTCTGGCCGGCAACTCTCCCATGGCAGACGGCTCGGGATCAATTTTAGGCCACTTCTGGAAAACCTCGGGCTGCTTCTGGCCATGGATGCCGAGCATCGCGAGGAGGCGCATCGCATTTCGGTGCTTCGACTTGAATGCTCAGCGGCCAAGCGCGACGCCAAGCAGGCGATCGAGCAGTTGCTGGAGCGGGATCCGCAGCACGCCGCGCTGCCTGACCTCTTGCGCCGCCTCACCTCTTGGCCGCGTCGCTATGCCGGGTTCTGCGGCTCTGAAGAGATGGCGCGCCATCTTGCTGAGATTGACGCGGTGGCTGCGGAGGCCCGCGCCTGCCTTGCGTGTTGCGCAGAAACTTCCGCCATGGCGGAAGCCGGACTTCCGGCAATAGGAAATACAACTCCAAAGAATCTTGTAAGAATAGATACACGTCAAACGACGAGGCCACCGATGATCATGCACAGGCCCTCGACAAGCAAGATTGCTGAAGAAGGCAAAGACGAAGATGATCTGAATTGGCTTAAGCCCGAATTTGTCCACGAGGTGGCGGGATCTGATTTTCGCTTCTGCCTTGAGGCGATTTCTTCGACGGGCGAGATCACCGAACGCGCCTTGCGCAGCACGGCAATCATGCTTCTACGAGATCTCGGCATCACGGAATCGGCTTGGGAGGAAGCGCTGGACCAACTGGGATCGCTTCGTGCGTCCCTTGCCGTTTTGTTGATCGAGGCGAACCGGGACCATCCAACCGCACCGGTCCGGGCACCTGGTGCCATGCTGCGCTGCTTTGCCGCGCGGGACCGGCTGGGCGAGTTCAATCTATCAGTCGCGTTGAAAGGCTTGTTGCGGCGGAAGCGGGCCGCCGCATGA
- a CDS encoding IS1380 family transposase: MDVSTPSRLCLSPVNGQQVLLGFDGANMSSDAGLMLLREIERREGLAGWLASCMDDPRDPGRVQHSLEEIIRFRILMIAAGYEDANDATDLRHDPSFKLALERAPESGAALCSQPTISRMENLPDARALIRMGREMVRFYCQSFPQPPRQIVLDIDDTFDAVHGHQQLRLFNSYYDEYGFQPIVVFDGEGRLVGALLRPARRPKGREIASHIRRLIRQIRRFWPETEILLRADSHYCAPQVLDLCDRLGLLYVFGLSKNTRLATHILPLEASTAERYARTPGQKLRRFKTFSYAAGSWSKPRRVIARVEVSSRGRDTRYVVTNLEGGRGKHLYEKLYSARGQAENHIKAWKTHLAADRTSCTKANANQMRLMLHGCAYWIWWRLRAACPKRSPWRHAQFDTLRLHLLKLAATIIEKKTRIIITLPACCPRRKLLTLLFRALEPPRPV, from the coding sequence ATGGATGTCTCTACACCCTCTCGTCTGTGTTTGTCACCCGTCAATGGCCAGCAGGTCCTGCTCGGATTTGACGGCGCCAACATGAGTTCGGACGCTGGGCTGATGCTGTTGCGGGAGATCGAGCGCCGTGAAGGTCTGGCAGGTTGGCTGGCCTCCTGCATGGACGACCCGCGTGATCCAGGCAGGGTGCAGCACAGCCTCGAGGAGATCATCCGCTTCCGGATCCTGATGATCGCGGCGGGCTATGAAGATGCCAATGATGCGACCGATCTGCGCCATGATCCGAGCTTCAAGCTCGCCCTGGAACGCGCCCCGGAAAGCGGCGCGGCGCTGTGCTCGCAGCCGACCATCTCGCGGATGGAGAACCTCCCCGACGCCCGCGCCCTGATCCGCATGGGGCGCGAGATGGTTCGGTTCTACTGCCAGTCATTCCCGCAGCCCCCCCGACAGATCGTGCTGGATATCGATGACACCTTTGACGCGGTCCATGGCCATCAGCAGCTGCGGCTGTTCAACTCCTATTACGATGAATACGGCTTCCAACCCATCGTGGTCTTCGATGGGGAGGGACGGCTGGTCGGAGCCCTGCTGCGCCCGGCCCGACGCCCCAAGGGCCGCGAGATCGCGAGCCATATCCGGCGGCTGATCCGGCAGATCCGCCGCTTCTGGCCCGAGACCGAGATCCTGCTGCGGGCCGACAGCCATTATTGCGCCCCGCAGGTTCTCGATCTCTGTGACCGGCTCGGCCTGCTCTATGTCTTCGGCTTGTCCAAGAATACGCGGCTGGCGACACATATCCTGCCGCTCGAGGCGTCCACAGCCGAGCGCTACGCCCGCACGCCAGGACAAAAGCTGCGGCGGTTCAAGACCTTCTCCTATGCGGCCGGGTCATGGTCCAAGCCGCGCCGCGTCATTGCCCGGGTCGAGGTCAGCTCGCGCGGGCGCGACACGCGCTATGTCGTGACCAATCTCGAAGGCGGGCGCGGCAAGCATCTCTATGAGAAGCTTTACTCCGCCCGGGGTCAGGCCGAGAACCACATCAAGGCATGGAAAACCCATCTCGCCGCGGACCGGACCTCATGCACGAAGGCAAATGCCAATCAGATGCGGCTGATGCTGCACGGTTGCGCCTATTGGATCTGGTGGAGGCTTCGCGCCGCCTGCCCGAAACGGTCCCCGTGGCGGCACGCGCAGTTCGACACGCTGCGCCTCCATCTGCTCAAGCTGGCCGCGACCATCATCGAAAAGAAGACCCGGATCATCATCACCCTTCCGGCCTGCTGTCCGCGCAGGAAACTTCTCACTTTGCTGTTCCGCGCCCTCGAGCCACCGCGTCCGGTCTGA
- a CDS encoding helix-turn-helix transcriptional regulator, translating to MLETIIPDHDALLSGLEDLAPSGFFLGLGFKLGRPVTTINRFPEAWVSRWEQDIFVSRDPIALWIVGQPRESAARWSEIAANIPDDFGIFEAARKYGLRYGAAFVTVTGRRRSCLSVARPDCEYSDAELSLLANKLDLLAHLYAQNMVTLSDKEIEGLRQIRLGHSHAEAAKSLSISVSALKLRLSSAQKKLGCRNVTAAVVRAVEEDLI from the coding sequence ATGCTCGAGACCATCATTCCGGATCATGATGCGCTACTCTCCGGGCTCGAAGATCTTGCACCTTCCGGCTTTTTTCTCGGTCTCGGTTTCAAGCTCGGCAGACCGGTGACCACCATCAATCGATTCCCCGAGGCCTGGGTCTCCCGATGGGAACAGGACATCTTCGTCAGCCGTGATCCGATTGCGCTCTGGATCGTCGGGCAGCCGAGGGAAAGTGCCGCGAGATGGTCCGAGATCGCGGCCAATATTCCCGATGATTTTGGCATCTTCGAAGCGGCCCGCAAATACGGGCTACGCTATGGTGCGGCCTTTGTGACGGTCACCGGGCGGCGGCGTTCCTGCCTCTCGGTCGCCCGTCCGGATTGCGAATATAGCGATGCCGAGTTGAGCCTGCTCGCCAACAAGCTTGATCTTCTCGCCCATCTCTATGCGCAGAACATGGTCACCTTGAGCGACAAGGAAATTGAGGGTCTGCGCCAGATCCGGTTGGGGCATTCTCACGCTGAAGCGGCCAAAAGCTTGAGCATTAGCGTCTCGGCCCTGAAACTGCGGCTCTCCAGCGCACAGAAGAAACTTGGATGCCGCAATGTCACCGCCGCCGTGGTGCGCGCGGTCGAGGAAGACCTGATCTAG
- a CDS encoding lytic transglycosylase domain-containing protein, translating to MTAESGSASSVLRYDASGKRLLPKAVQRADVSADADEDLIRAFLRDTTAASHSRSAGIMPGIDRVASRYQHHPALRAAELSPQEWHALFRAMIWQESRFNPKARSPKGALGLTQLMPGTASQLGVDASDPMQNLDGGARYLLTQLQAFRSPMLALAAYNAGPKAVQKYGGVPPFPETRDYVIRVLSEQDLLLRKTQ from the coding sequence ATGACCGCTGAGAGCGGCAGCGCCTCCTCGGTCTTGCGCTATGATGCCTCCGGAAAACGCCTTCTGCCTAAAGCCGTGCAGCGTGCAGATGTTTCAGCCGATGCCGACGAGGATCTGATCCGCGCCTTCTTGCGCGACACGACCGCTGCCTCTCATTCGCGTTCGGCCGGCATCATGCCCGGGATCGACCGGGTGGCTTCGCGCTACCAGCATCATCCGGCTCTGCGCGCGGCCGAGTTGTCACCGCAAGAATGGCATGCGCTGTTTCGGGCGATGATCTGGCAGGAATCGCGGTTCAACCCGAAGGCACGCAGCCCGAAAGGCGCGCTTGGCCTGACGCAATTGATGCCTGGCACCGCATCACAGCTCGGGGTCGATGCCTCGGATCCGATGCAAAATCTCGATGGCGGGGCGCGCTATCTGCTGACGCAGCTTCAGGCCTTCCGCAGCCCGATGCTGGCGCTCGCCGCCTATAATGCCGGTCCCAAGGCCGTGCAAAAATATGGCGGCGTGCCGCCTTTTCCCGAGACCCGTGATTACGTGATCCGGGTGCTCTCCGAACAAGACCTCCTCCTCCGCAAGACCCAGTAG
- a CDS encoding TrbC/VirB2 family protein yields the protein MLPNLALRRFRRAIPLALSLPLIGLASQVMAQANQGIDFTKANTLGNSWTTWIMGNPVTWFFSTAFVIVGIMAALNRAPWAWLLYVVIGALIAMPASTLVSNLNSFL from the coding sequence ATGCTCCCGAACCTTGCTCTCCGGCGCTTTCGCCGGGCGATCCCGCTTGCCCTGTCGCTGCCGCTTATCGGCCTTGCCTCGCAGGTGATGGCCCAGGCCAATCAGGGCATCGATTTCACCAAGGCCAATACCTTGGGCAACAGTTGGACGACCTGGATCATGGGCAATCCGGTGACCTGGTTCTTCTCCACCGCCTTCGTCATCGTCGGCATCATGGCAGCGCTCAATCGCGCGCCCTGGGCCTGGCTGCTCTACGTCGTCATCGGCGCCCTCATTGCCATGCCGGCTTCGACGCTGGTCAGCAATCTCAACAGCTTCCTCTGA
- a CDS encoding VirB3 family type IV secretion system protein, with translation MERTPVILGLTRQAKLWGLPMPYMLAVASLTVLPFMWSSQHLILSLTFLALGPVWYGLARIAAAANPNGARVLRVILQKTPPTLNRSRRKGRRYG, from the coding sequence ATGGAACGCACCCCGGTCATTCTCGGGCTGACGCGTCAGGCCAAGCTCTGGGGCCTACCGATGCCCTATATGCTGGCGGTGGCGTCGCTCACCGTGCTGCCCTTCATGTGGAGCTCGCAGCACCTGATCCTGTCGCTGACCTTTCTCGCCCTCGGGCCTGTCTGGTACGGGCTGGCCCGCATTGCCGCCGCCGCCAACCCGAATGGCGCCCGGGTGCTGCGCGTCATCTTGCAAAAGACCCCGCCGACGCTGAACCGCTCGCGCAGGAAAGGCCGACGCTATGGCTAG